The following proteins come from a genomic window of Trifolium pratense cultivar HEN17-A07 linkage group LG4, ARS_RC_1.1, whole genome shotgun sequence:
- the LOC123923637 gene encoding probable O-methyltransferase 3 — protein sequence MESYSSSNLLKAQSHIWNHICNFINSMSLKCVVDLGIPDIIHNYGKPMPLSKLTSSLPIHPSKKPCIPRLMRVMTQAGFFVEHNVNDNELEIEYMLTDESILLLKDHPMSVTPFLQAVLHPILANPWHELSTWLKTDDPTTFETAHGMLIWDYAAREPAFNNLFNDAMASDARLVTSVVIEKCTGVFNGLESLVDVGGGTGTMAKALAKSFPKMECTVFDLPHVVDGLQGSDNLNYVGGDMFKKIPPADAILLKWILHDWNDEECVEILKKCKDAIANKGKKAKVIIIDMVVDKEKGNGESVETQLFFDMLMMVLASGKERTKKEWIKLISSAGFSDYKITPILGLRSLIEIYP from the exons ATGGAATCCTATAGTTCTTCCAATTTGCTCAAAGCTCAAAGCCACATATGGAATCATATTTGCAACTTCATAAATTCCATGTCACTAAAATGTGTTGTTGATTTAGGCATACCTGATATCATACACAATTATGGAAAACCCATGCCACTCTCAAAACTCACTTCTTCACTACCAATCCACCCTTCGAAAAAACCATGCATCCCTCGCTTGATGCGAGTCATGACTCAGGCTGGCTTTTTCGTTGAACATAATGTTAACGATAATGAGTTAGAAATTGAGTATATGCTTACCGATGAATCTATACTATTGCTTAAGGATCACCCAATGAGTGTGACGCCCTTTTTGCAAGCAGTACTCCATCCAATTTTGGCGAACCCGTGGCATGAATTGTCAACTTGGTTAAAAACCGATGATCCTACGACATTTGAAACTGCACATGGAATGTTGATATGGGATTATGCGGCGCGTGAGCCCGCCTTTAACAACTTATTCAATGATGCAATGGCGAGTGATGCTCGATTGGTCACTAGTGTGGTGATTGAGAAATGCACCGGAGTGTTCAACGGTTTGGAGTCATTGGTTGATGTTGGAGGAGGCACCGGGACCATGGCAAAGGCGCTTGCTAAATCATTCCCAAAAATGGAGTGCACTGTATTTGATCTCCCACATGTTGTTGATGGCTTGCAAGGAAGTGATAACTTAAACTACGTTGGTGGAGACATGTTTAAGAAAATTCCTCCGGCTGATGCGATTTTGTTGAAG TGGATATTACATGATTGGAATGACGAAGAATGTGTAGAGATATTAAAAAAGTGTAAGGATGCAATCGCGAACAAAGGTAAAAAAGCGAAGGTGATTATCATAGATATGGTGGTCGACAAAGAGAAGGGAAATGGTGAATCGGTTGAAACACAACTCTTCTTTGATATGCTCATGATGGTGTTGGCCTCCGGAAAAGAAAGAACCAAGAAAGAATGGATTAAGTTGATTTCTTCAGCTGGTTTCAGTGACTATAAGATCACTCCAATTTTAGGACTAAGATCTCTCATTGAAATTTATCCTTAA